One genomic region from Flagellimonas oceani encodes:
- a CDS encoding CBS domain-containing protein: protein MAIKSFQGVRSKEENKKKYNAPILVEDYMTRKLITFSPDQSILEVMETFAKHHISGGPVLDNNGFLVGIVSEADCMKQISESRYFNQPILDKSVERFMTKNVETVPHDMSIFDVAGVFARHNRRRLPVMKNDILVGQISRKDVVVAALKLTSHSWK from the coding sequence ATGGCAATCAAGAGTTTTCAAGGCGTTCGTTCCAAGGAAGAGAACAAAAAGAAATACAATGCCCCAATTTTGGTAGAGGATTACATGACCAGAAAATTGATCACTTTTTCCCCTGACCAATCCATTTTGGAAGTAATGGAGACTTTTGCCAAGCACCATATATCCGGTGGCCCTGTTTTGGACAACAATGGTTTTTTGGTCGGGATCGTCTCCGAGGCAGATTGTATGAAGCAAATTTCCGAGAGCCGATATTTTAACCAGCCTATTTTGGACAAGAGCGTGGAGCGGTTTATGACGAAAAATGTGGAAACAGTTCCGCACGATATGTCCATTTTTGATGTTGCCGGTGTTTTTGCCAGGCACAACAGGCGTAGGTTGCCCGTAATGAAAAATGACATCCTGGTGGGGCAGATCAGTAGAAAAGATGTGGTGGTTGCGGCGCTTAAACTAACCTCCCACAGCTGGAAATAG
- a CDS encoding pentapeptide repeat-containing protein, whose translation MAAAFWTDQEFTRQDYTQTKLPKGDYENCRFVDCLFSKGFLDNQNFVECTFEGCDFTNANIANTIFNEVTFEGCKMVGLQFDTCNQLLLSLHFLDCNVSIASFTGMHLPNIQFSDCRLHQTDFTDAHLKQAKFLDCDLENAIFENTNLEQADFTSAINFNIDPSINQLKKTRFGKDGLIGLLKKYDIVVT comes from the coding sequence ATGGCAGCAGCCTTTTGGACCGATCAGGAGTTCACAAGACAGGATTATACGCAAACCAAATTGCCCAAGGGCGATTACGAAAATTGCCGTTTTGTGGACTGCCTGTTCTCCAAAGGTTTTTTGGACAATCAGAATTTTGTGGAATGCACTTTTGAAGGATGTGATTTCACCAACGCCAATATAGCCAACACCATTTTTAACGAGGTTACTTTTGAAGGGTGCAAAATGGTGGGCCTTCAGTTTGATACTTGCAATCAACTATTGTTATCGCTTCATTTTTTGGATTGCAATGTATCCATAGCATCATTTACCGGGATGCATCTCCCCAACATCCAATTTTCTGATTGCAGGCTCCATCAAACTGACTTTACCGATGCACACCTGAAACAGGCCAAATTCCTTGACTGTGATCTGGAAAATGCCATTTTCGAGAACACAAATCTGGAACAAGCTGATTTCACCTCTGCCATCAATTTCAATATTGATCCATCCATCAACCAATTGAAGAAAACCCGTTTTGGCAAGGACGGATTGATCGGTTTATTAAAAAAGTATGATATTGTGGTGACCTAA
- a CDS encoding VPS10 domain-containing protein, whose product MDAQRRNKKPDQPSIVVNDSLFPGLKWRNIGPFRGGRSVTSTGVVGQPYTYYMGTTGGGIWKTTDDGITWKNVSDGFLKTGTVGDIAVSESNPNIVIAGMGEHAARGVMTSMGDGVYKSTDAGKTWKHIGLDKTRHISDVIIHPTNPDIVFIAAQGAQYGPSEDRGIYRSTNGGETWEKVLYVDDITGASSLSMDMNNPLILYAAMWQHERTPWTITSGGASSGFYKSTDGGSTWDKMEKGLPKEFGKSGISVSRANSDVVYAVIEAEGEKGGVYKSIDAGKTWKQTNKERINIARSWYYMEIFADTQDENIVYVLNAPVTKSIDGGKTFTPVPTPHGDNHDLWIHPKNNQIMVNSNDGGANVSNNGGISWSSQEYQPTSQFYRVITDNLVPYNVYGGQQDNSSVAIASRTRDGGIDWKDWYPVAGCESAYLAFDPDNPEVVYGGCYQGIIEKWVKASRMAKPIKEYPELGLGNIPKDFKFRYNWNAPIISSPHDRNTIYHAGNVVFRTKDGGYSWDVVSPDLTRDEIEKQGPGSGPYTNEAAGGENYNTIMYLVESPHEEGLLYAGSDDGLVHITKNGGDSWENITPPNIKEGIINSIEVSPHDPATAYITLMRYKFMDLDTYIFKTTDYGQTWTKITNGIDGEHTFARVVREDKKQKGLLYAGTETGLYVSLDDGQHWQPLQLNLPVVPINDLIIQDNDLVAATAGRAFWILDDLGAIQNSLKPASSLQIVTPKPSYRIFNGSNDEYVPGLGQNPKSGVTFDYYLPKKLDSTELKLEVLSGGKVIRTYTNQAPKDFKSWAGGPSKPQVLPSAKGYNRFTWDFYREPSPAIENVFGFDGYGSSRVAPGTYTLRLTLEDETVQTDAVVLADPLIDASPADYAEQQSYLTQIDETLVSMHKAVNQMRTAKNQLKKYKELLQDNESAKELLEKGDALLERINTWEENLIQPKQKTFQDVVNFSSKLNADFMHLRGFIDVPEPKVTEGAKELFKDNMAEWKTFENEKNAIVGSGMKDYNDMFKALDIPAIILTGE is encoded by the coding sequence ATGGATGCACAACGACGAAACAAAAAACCAGACCAACCTTCCATTGTCGTCAACGATTCCCTTTTTCCCGGGTTGAAATGGCGTAACATCGGCCCGTTCCGAGGTGGACGAAGTGTCACCTCTACCGGTGTTGTGGGCCAGCCCTACACCTACTATATGGGAACCACTGGAGGCGGAATCTGGAAAACCACCGATGACGGCATCACTTGGAAAAACGTTTCCGACGGATTCCTAAAAACAGGGACCGTGGGCGATATTGCCGTTTCCGAAAGCAATCCCAACATTGTGATAGCCGGAATGGGGGAACATGCAGCCCGCGGGGTCATGACCTCTATGGGCGATGGTGTTTACAAATCCACCGACGCTGGAAAAACCTGGAAACACATTGGGCTGGACAAAACGCGTCACATTTCAGATGTAATCATCCATCCCACCAATCCCGACATTGTTTTTATCGCTGCCCAAGGTGCACAATACGGTCCGTCCGAAGACCGCGGCATTTACCGCTCCACCAACGGAGGGGAAACATGGGAAAAAGTACTCTATGTCGATGATATCACAGGAGCCTCATCCCTGAGCATGGACATGAACAATCCTTTGATTTTGTACGCTGCCATGTGGCAACACGAAAGAACTCCGTGGACGATCACATCTGGAGGGGCATCCTCTGGGTTTTATAAATCCACCGATGGCGGAAGCACTTGGGACAAAATGGAAAAAGGACTTCCAAAGGAATTTGGAAAATCAGGAATCTCTGTATCAAGGGCAAATTCCGATGTGGTATATGCCGTAATTGAAGCCGAAGGCGAAAAAGGCGGTGTCTATAAAAGTATCGATGCCGGAAAAACTTGGAAACAGACCAACAAGGAAAGAATCAATATTGCACGTTCTTGGTATTACATGGAGATTTTTGCGGACACCCAAGACGAAAACATCGTGTATGTGCTCAATGCCCCAGTGACCAAATCCATTGATGGCGGAAAAACCTTTACACCCGTTCCAACGCCTCATGGGGACAATCACGACCTCTGGATACACCCTAAAAACAACCAGATCATGGTCAACTCCAACGACGGCGGTGCCAATGTGTCCAACAACGGAGGTATCAGCTGGAGCTCGCAAGAATATCAACCCACCTCGCAGTTTTACCGGGTCATCACGGATAATTTAGTGCCCTACAATGTGTACGGAGGCCAACAGGACAACTCTTCCGTGGCCATTGCCAGCCGCACGCGCGATGGCGGTATCGATTGGAAAGACTGGTACCCGGTGGCCGGTTGCGAAAGTGCCTATTTGGCATTCGATCCAGACAACCCCGAGGTCGTTTACGGTGGTTGCTACCAAGGAATCATCGAAAAGTGGGTGAAGGCTTCGCGTATGGCAAAGCCCATCAAAGAATATCCAGAATTGGGCCTCGGAAACATTCCAAAGGATTTTAAGTTCCGCTATAATTGGAACGCCCCCATCATTAGCTCACCCCACGATCGCAACACCATTTACCATGCAGGCAATGTGGTGTTCCGAACCAAAGATGGCGGCTACAGTTGGGATGTGGTCAGTCCTGACCTAACAAGGGACGAAATCGAGAAACAAGGCCCGGGAAGCGGACCGTACACCAACGAAGCTGCCGGTGGGGAAAACTACAACACCATTATGTACTTGGTGGAATCTCCCCACGAAGAAGGTCTGCTCTATGCCGGTTCGGACGACGGTTTGGTGCACATCACCAAAAATGGTGGTGATTCCTGGGAAAATATTACGCCCCCGAACATTAAGGAAGGTATCATCAACAGTATTGAGGTATCCCCACACGATCCTGCCACGGCATACATCACTTTGATGCGATACAAGTTTATGGATTTGGACACCTACATCTTCAAAACCACGGATTATGGGCAAACATGGACCAAAATCACCAACGGGATTGATGGTGAGCACACCTTTGCCCGCGTGGTGCGCGAGGATAAAAAGCAAAAAGGATTGCTGTATGCCGGTACCGAAACCGGGCTATATGTTTCTTTGGATGATGGCCAACACTGGCAACCCTTGCAACTGAACCTGCCCGTAGTGCCCATCAATGATTTGATTATTCAGGATAATGATTTGGTAGCCGCCACGGCCGGAAGGGCTTTTTGGATATTGGATGATTTGGGTGCGATCCAAAATAGTTTGAAGCCGGCAAGTTCGCTTCAAATTGTGACGCCAAAACCATCGTACCGAATTTTTAACGGCAGCAACGATGAATATGTACCGGGATTGGGCCAGAATCCAAAATCTGGGGTAACCTTTGATTATTACCTGCCCAAGAAATTGGATTCCACCGAACTGAAGCTGGAAGTGCTGTCCGGCGGAAAAGTAATCCGAACTTATACCAATCAAGCCCCAAAAGATTTCAAAAGCTGGGCAGGCGGACCATCAAAACCACAGGTTTTGCCTTCCGCCAAAGGATATAATCGGTTCACTTGGGATTTTTACCGTGAGCCCTCACCGGCCATTGAAAATGTCTTTGGTTTTGATGGTTACGGAAGCTCGCGCGTGGCACCGGGAACCTACACGCTCCGCCTAACTTTGGAAGACGAGACGGTCCAAACAGATGCCGTGGTTCTGGCCGACCCATTGATCGATGCTTCACCTGCCGATTATGCGGAGCAGCAATCCTATTTGACCCAAATCGATGAGACCTTGGTAAGCATGCACAAGGCCGTCAACCAAATGCGCACCGCAAAAAACCAGCTTAAAAAATATAAGGAACTGCTTCAGGACAACGAAAGTGCCAAAGAATTGCTGGAGAAGGGCGATGCACTTTTGGAACGCATCAATACCTGGGAAGAAAACTTGATTCAGCCCAAACAGAAAACCTTCCAAGATGTGGTGAACTTCAGCAGTAAACTCAATGCAGATTTTATGCATTTGAGAGGTTTTATAGATGTGCCGGAACCCAAAGTGACCGAAGGAGCCAAAGAACTGTTCAAGGACAATATGGCCGAATGGAAAACTTTTGAAAATGAGAAAAATGCCATCGTGGGCAGTGGTATGAAAGATTATAATGACATGTTCAAGGCCTTGGACATTCCTGCCATTATTTTAACAGGAGAGTAA
- a CDS encoding DUF6265 family protein, whose product MKSIKLILLLWAGIVSAQQTLQLPEGESSPKANLEDVSWIEGHWSGEAFGGIAEEIWSAPMGNSMMFVFRLVNNDKVSFYESGHIQQLDDSLILQLKHFDGNMRGWEEKDETIDFKLVKLEPNKVYFEDLTMEKISDDQMNVWVLIEEGGNQEEVLFAYKRVK is encoded by the coding sequence ATGAAATCGATCAAACTTATTTTACTGCTCTGGGCAGGAATCGTTTCTGCTCAGCAAACGCTGCAACTTCCCGAAGGGGAATCATCCCCTAAGGCCAATCTGGAAGATGTTTCCTGGATTGAGGGCCATTGGAGCGGCGAAGCATTTGGCGGAATTGCCGAAGAAATCTGGAGCGCGCCCATGGGCAATTCCATGATGTTCGTTTTCCGTTTGGTAAACAACGATAAAGTCTCCTTCTATGAATCGGGGCACATCCAACAATTGGACGACTCCCTTATCCTGCAGCTCAAACATTTTGATGGAAATATGAGAGGTTGGGAAGAAAAGGACGAAACCATCGATTTTAAGCTGGTGAAGCTAGAACCCAACAAGGTATATTTTGAAGACCTCACCATGGAAAAAATTAGTGACGACCAAATGAATGTTTGGGTCCTTATTGAAGAGGGAGGTAACCAAGAAGAAGTCTTGTTTGCCTACAAAAGAGTAAAGTGA
- a CDS encoding SIMPL domain-containing protein → MKKTIIFVATALITMTTFAQSKNFLDTPYLETSSQVDTLVTPDKIYLNIIIQEKDTKGRVSVEEQENQMAQRFKAMGIDLDEQLVIKDMGSNFKKYFLRQKEVLKSKQYSLVVYSGKQLGDVMMALEQLDIANTSIEKTEYSKMEELELELRTKAVKKAMQKAEALTKPLGQKVGMAIHIADNSQYYPRYNQAPMMEMKAVSSDMGNAQPLDIDFEKIRVETTVNVKFALSN, encoded by the coding sequence ATGAAAAAGACTATAATTTTTGTAGCAACAGCTTTAATTACTATGACAACCTTTGCCCAATCCAAGAACTTTTTGGACACCCCTTATCTGGAAACATCTTCGCAAGTGGACACGCTGGTGACCCCGGATAAAATCTATTTGAACATTATTATACAAGAAAAGGACACCAAAGGCCGTGTTTCCGTTGAAGAACAGGAAAACCAAATGGCACAGCGCTTTAAGGCAATGGGCATAGATCTGGACGAGCAACTCGTGATCAAGGATATGGGCAGCAACTTCAAAAAATACTTCCTGCGCCAAAAAGAGGTGCTGAAAAGCAAGCAATATTCCCTAGTGGTTTATTCAGGAAAACAACTTGGCGATGTGATGATGGCTTTGGAACAATTGGACATTGCCAACACCAGTATTGAAAAAACCGAGTACTCCAAAATGGAGGAGCTGGAGCTGGAACTACGAACAAAGGCCGTAAAAAAAGCTATGCAAAAAGCCGAAGCCCTAACAAAACCCTTGGGTCAAAAAGTGGGAATGGCCATTCATATTGCCGACAACTCGCAGTATTACCCACGATACAACCAAGCCCCGATGATGGAAATGAAAGCTGTTTCTTCCGATATGGGCAACGCACAACCCTTGGACATCGATTTTGAAAAAATAAGGGTGGAGACCACTGTAAACGTAAAATTCGCCCTGTCCAACTAA
- a CDS encoding glycerate kinase, which translates to MKFILAPDKYKGSLTGREFCETVAQGIYKVFPKAEILKMPLADGGDGTIDVVAGYLNASKVSLKVKDPLFREITAHYLLSEDGQTAFIEMSEASGYKLLQKSEMNCMRTTTLGTGEMISDALERGARTILLGIGGSATNDGGMGMAKALGYSFLGAEGNELKPIGENLGRVKEVHQHNVHPKLSKAKIQVACDVNNPFYGENGAAKIYGAQKGASEKDIEFLDEGLKHFSKVLKSTFDIDVQQISGAGAAGGVGGGAVVFLNAELVSGVDLIMELAHFDEALQGADWVITGEGQLDGQTFSGKTISGVIRSAKKQNVPVAAFCGSVDVSIEEMQQIGLDYAVSILNQIGNLDDAKARTAENLKLASYNFANLLKLGKGQLK; encoded by the coding sequence ATGAAATTTATTTTGGCACCCGATAAATATAAAGGCTCCCTCACAGGACGCGAATTTTGTGAAACCGTTGCTCAAGGTATCTATAAAGTTTTCCCAAAAGCGGAAATTTTAAAGATGCCCTTGGCCGATGGCGGGGACGGTACCATTGATGTGGTGGCGGGCTATCTCAATGCATCAAAAGTGAGTTTAAAGGTCAAGGACCCGCTTTTCAGGGAAATCACTGCACATTATCTGCTGTCGGAGGATGGACAAACGGCCTTTATCGAAATGTCCGAAGCATCCGGTTATAAGTTGCTGCAAAAATCGGAAATGAACTGTATGCGCACTACTACTTTAGGGACCGGGGAAATGATTTCGGACGCTTTGGAACGCGGGGCCCGTACCATATTGTTGGGAATAGGCGGCAGTGCTACCAACGATGGAGGCATGGGGATGGCCAAGGCATTGGGTTATTCATTTTTGGGTGCCGAAGGAAATGAATTGAAACCGATTGGTGAAAATTTGGGCAGGGTGAAGGAAGTCCATCAGCATAATGTCCACCCAAAGCTTTCAAAAGCTAAAATTCAAGTGGCGTGCGATGTGAACAATCCTTTTTATGGAGAAAACGGTGCCGCCAAAATTTATGGCGCTCAAAAAGGTGCATCGGAAAAGGATATCGAGTTTTTGGATGAAGGACTAAAGCATTTCTCCAAGGTGCTTAAATCTACTTTTGATATAGATGTCCAACAAATTTCAGGTGCCGGAGCTGCCGGCGGTGTTGGTGGGGGAGCGGTAGTTTTCTTGAATGCCGAACTGGTTTCCGGAGTGGATTTGATTATGGAACTGGCCCATTTTGATGAAGCGTTGCAAGGAGCGGATTGGGTGATTACGGGCGAGGGACAATTGGATGGCCAGACTTTTTCTGGAAAAACCATTAGCGGGGTAATCCGGTCTGCAAAAAAACAAAATGTTCCCGTTGCCGCTTTTTGCGGGTCCGTTGATGTCTCCATTGAGGAAATGCAACAAATTGGGTTGGATTATGCGGTCTCCATTCTTAATCAAATTGGGAATTTGGACGATGCAAAGGCAAGGACTGCCGAAAACTTGAAATTGGCCAGTTACAATTTTGCAAACCTGTTAAAGTTGGGCAAAGGTCAGCTCAAATAA
- a CDS encoding GNAT family N-acetyltransferase, translating into MDSWLRPIQLEGELVKLVPLQKAHKVDLAFAASDGKLWELWYTAVPSPKTIDTYLDTALSEQAAGKSLPFAIINKKNNTIVGTTRYLNVDARNKRVEIGATWYAKKVQRTGLNTECKYLLLKYAFENLNCIAVEFRTHFHNHPSRNAILRLGAKQDGILRNHRLDESGNLRDTVVFSILDSEWKTVKTSLEFKMTRSYLS; encoded by the coding sequence ATGGATTCTTGGCTACGTCCCATTCAATTGGAAGGCGAATTGGTAAAATTGGTCCCCCTGCAAAAAGCGCACAAAGTGGATTTGGCCTTTGCCGCATCGGACGGGAAACTTTGGGAACTGTGGTACACGGCAGTCCCCTCGCCCAAAACCATAGACACCTATTTGGACACCGCCCTATCCGAGCAGGCAGCGGGAAAGTCATTGCCCTTTGCCATCATCAACAAAAAAAACAACACCATTGTGGGCACTACACGTTACCTCAACGTAGACGCCAGGAACAAGCGTGTGGAAATCGGGGCTACGTGGTATGCCAAAAAAGTTCAGCGCACGGGACTCAACACCGAGTGCAAGTACCTTTTATTAAAATATGCCTTCGAGAACTTAAACTGCATTGCGGTCGAATTCAGAACGCACTTCCACAACCATCCTTCCAGAAATGCCATTTTGAGATTGGGTGCCAAGCAAGACGGTATTTTAAGAAACCACCGCTTGGATGAGTCCGGAAACCTTCGGGACACCGTGGTATTTTCCATTTTGGACAGCGAATGGAAAACCGTTAAGACTTCGTTGGAATTTAAAATGACCCGGAGTTATTTGAGCTGA
- a CDS encoding Dps family protein: MSRNFMVNKSKIYYMEAVKAQNKTFKKLGFTYLETAEIVVSLNTLLANYQVFYNKLRNFHWNIEGPEFFELHEEFENEYNTVKENIDIVAERIRVFGVKSNFSLKKTLELSKIKEHEKNISALEMVREVLNDYEILHNNMLDAVNAALETGDVVTENMLTEFMTELEKRHWMFTAYLK; the protein is encoded by the coding sequence ATGAGCCGTAATTTTATGGTGAACAAATCAAAAATCTATTATATGGAAGCTGTTAAAGCACAAAATAAAACCTTTAAAAAACTAGGATTTACGTATTTGGAAACTGCTGAAATAGTGGTAAGCCTCAATACCCTTTTGGCCAATTATCAGGTTTTCTATAACAAATTGAGGAACTTTCACTGGAATATTGAAGGGCCAGAGTTCTTTGAATTGCACGAGGAGTTCGAAAATGAATACAACACAGTAAAAGAAAACATTGATATTGTTGCCGAGAGAATCCGTGTATTCGGTGTAAAGAGCAATTTTTCGCTCAAAAAAACGCTGGAACTCTCCAAAATCAAAGAGCACGAAAAAAATATTTCCGCGCTGGAAATGGTTCGAGAAGTACTGAACGATTACGAAATTTTGCACAACAACATGTTGGATGCCGTTAATGCCGCTCTCGAAACCGGCGACGTTGTAACAGAAAACATGCTGACAGAGTTTATGACAGAATTGGAGAAAAGACATTGGATGTTCACCGCTTACCTTAAGTAG
- a CDS encoding P63C domain-containing protein, with protein sequence MDNINQIHKGVIKLGEYELPCYVIDDGEKVERVLTQREVVKLITGGRESGNLKRYLGSRALEETLPPEISDNFDDNLLIINAGTYSVNGVKASIVVDICNAYLKARQLGLLTTNQVKLAEQSEIFISALAKTGIDAVIDEATGYQYFRKANDLQAKLDAYIVDGYREWTKTFPREFFMHLYRLEGVTPPLEDKPYPKRFGKYVMHYIYDTLDPEIADYLRENNPNPQGNKHHHQKFNDFGYKSLTDHLFSVLGIMKASINLEKFKENLSIAFPNARTRRRSRLNVNKARKKANELNNSGQIGLFDYLPNPNSSKQSKFNFEDENTEEKQISSFNKSLKKGLNWNPKDNN encoded by the coding sequence ATGGATAATATCAATCAAATACACAAAGGGGTTATAAAGTTAGGTGAGTATGAACTACCATGCTATGTAATTGATGATGGTGAGAAGGTAGAAAGAGTTTTGACACAACGCGAGGTTGTTAAACTTATAACAGGAGGTAGAGAAAGCGGTAACTTAAAACGGTATTTGGGTTCTCGGGCACTTGAGGAGACTTTACCCCCCGAAATAAGTGATAATTTCGATGATAACTTGCTGATTATCAATGCGGGCACGTATTCTGTAAATGGAGTGAAAGCCAGTATTGTAGTAGATATATGTAATGCATATTTAAAAGCCAGGCAATTAGGCTTATTAACAACTAATCAAGTAAAACTTGCCGAACAATCAGAAATATTTATTTCAGCCCTTGCTAAAACAGGTATAGATGCAGTAATTGATGAGGCAACTGGTTACCAATATTTCAGAAAAGCAAATGATTTACAGGCCAAACTTGATGCATATATAGTTGATGGATATAGAGAATGGACAAAAACCTTTCCTAGAGAGTTTTTTATGCACTTATATAGGTTGGAGGGTGTTACACCCCCTTTAGAGGACAAGCCATACCCTAAACGGTTTGGAAAGTACGTTATGCATTACATTTATGATACTCTTGATCCTGAGATAGCTGATTATTTAAGAGAAAATAACCCGAACCCGCAAGGGAATAAACACCATCATCAAAAATTTAACGATTTTGGATATAAATCATTGACAGATCATTTGTTTTCTGTTTTAGGTATAATGAAGGCTTCTATAAATTTAGAGAAATTTAAAGAGAACTTGTCAATTGCTTTTCCAAACGCAAGAACTAGACGAAGAAGTAGATTGAATGTAAATAAGGCGAGAAAAAAAGCAAATGAATTAAATAATTCTGGTCAAATTGGCCTTTTTGATTATCTCCCCAACCCAAATAGTTCTAAGCAAAGCAAATTTAACTTTGAAGATGAAAACACAGAAGAGAAACAAATTTCTAGTTTTAATAAAAGTCTAAAAAAAGGTTTGAATTGGAACCCTAAAGATAATAATTAG
- a CDS encoding IS1595 family transposase, with protein MINKDFNSILEIIQTFPDEQSCIDHLEELRWNGNVISPFDETSKVYNCKGNRYKCKNTGKYFNIKTNTIFDNTKLPLQKWFLAIWLVTSHKKGISSLQLGRDLNITQKSAWFMLSRIRQCFGIDNDQMEGEIEADETYVGGKEGNKHADKRIKNAQGGVGKAAVLGMVQRGGNVSAKKIDDVSMQTLSAEIMRNVKEGAKLYTDEFTSYKRLKRVYDHKFVKHSRKQYVKGRVHTNTIESFWALLKRGIFGIYHFTSKKHLQLYVDEFCFRYNSRQITESARFNLLLQNIENRITYNQLING; from the coding sequence ATGATCAACAAGGACTTCAATTCAATCTTAGAAATAATACAAACCTTCCCAGATGAGCAATCTTGTATTGATCACTTGGAAGAGTTAAGATGGAACGGAAACGTAATCAGTCCTTTTGATGAAACGTCCAAAGTTTATAATTGTAAGGGGAACAGATATAAATGTAAGAATACCGGTAAATATTTTAACATAAAGACCAACACTATTTTTGATAACACCAAATTACCCCTTCAAAAATGGTTCCTTGCTATTTGGTTGGTTACTTCACATAAGAAAGGTATTTCTAGTTTGCAATTGGGCAGGGATTTGAACATTACACAGAAAAGCGCGTGGTTTATGCTTTCAAGAATCCGTCAATGCTTTGGTATCGACAATGACCAAATGGAAGGAGAGATTGAAGCCGATGAAACCTATGTAGGTGGTAAAGAAGGAAACAAGCACGCTGATAAAAGGATAAAGAACGCACAGGGCGGTGTTGGCAAAGCTGCCGTACTAGGAATGGTGCAAAGAGGTGGTAATGTCTCAGCTAAAAAGATAGATGATGTTTCTATGCAAACACTATCTGCTGAAATAATGCGAAACGTAAAAGAGGGTGCTAAACTCTACACTGATGAATTTACTTCTTATAAAAGGTTAAAAAGAGTTTACGACCACAAATTTGTCAAGCATAGCAGAAAACAATATGTAAAAGGTAGAGTGCATACAAACACAATAGAGAGCTTTTGGGCTTTGTTGAAGCGTGGAATATTCGGAATCTACCATTTTACCTCTAAAAAACATTTACAGTTGTACGTGGATGAGTTTTGCTTTAGATATAACTCTAGGCAAATAACTGAATCTGCAAGGTTTAACTTACTTTTACAGAACATTGAAAACAGAATAACCTATAATCAGCTTATAAATGGATAA
- a CDS encoding single-stranded DNA-binding protein, whose translation MNSLRNKVQLIGNLGNDPEIITLENGTKLAKFSIATNESYKNAKGEKVTDTQWHNIVAWGKLAEISEDFLSKGKEVIIEGKLMNRSYETNEGEKRYITEIKCNELLMLGK comes from the coding sequence ATGAATTCACTTAGAAACAAAGTACAATTGATCGGAAATTTAGGTAACGACCCCGAAATCATCACCTTGGAAAACGGAACCAAATTGGCCAAATTTTCCATCGCCACAAATGAGTCCTACAAGAATGCAAAAGGCGAAAAGGTCACGGATACACAATGGCACAATATTGTTGCCTGGGGGAAATTGGCTGAAATATCAGAAGATTTTTTATCAAAAGGAAAAGAGGTGATCATAGAAGGTAAGCTTATGAACCGCTCTTATGAGACCAACGAAGGTGAAAAAAGATACATCACCGAAATTAAATGCAACGAATTGTTGATGCTTGGAAAATAA